A single genomic interval of Streptomyces graminofaciens harbors:
- a CDS encoding class I adenylate-forming enzyme family protein: MSIFSDFQQVALRQPDAPALVTLDDAVSYGTVLGLADQVAAGLLQAGLRTGERVAVHLSNRYELVSVYYACLRVGAVIVPVSHKLSAGEVDQLIEDSAPRFYLGEAEVHGPCAHVIEKRETVERAWILDSAGTTTTEPWNGLLADAPSPADDIGPDELAAIFYTSGTTGRPKSLVLSQATLEAGLDLTEAQGVGHADATYYMINLMNPWGILVLLTSLRRGRPLALTATNTPDVILRMLRTHRFGWIGGAPTTFRALLAEARAAAEPAPGLAGTRCVAGGDACPIELSLDFAETFGASLTGVYGMTETAAPVIEQPRIDAVDVPSIGWPLPGVEVRVDAEEGEETGELLLRTPSRPVGSWNGTGVDRFDRAEWLASGDIVRRREDGCLLFVGRKKDLIMVEGYPISPLEIEQAIAAHPDVAAALVFGVPDTATGERAVALVEPEPGRQVEPAALLEHLSGRIGAYKHPGEVSVVEKLPVLPSGKLGRQRLAAEYTSSRAGTAASTDTSAHAG, encoded by the coding sequence ATGTCAATCTTCTCGGACTTCCAGCAGGTCGCGCTCCGGCAACCGGACGCGCCCGCGCTCGTCACCCTCGACGACGCCGTTTCGTACGGGACCGTCCTCGGCCTCGCCGACCAGGTCGCCGCCGGGCTGCTGCAGGCCGGGCTGCGCACGGGTGAGCGGGTCGCGGTGCACCTCTCCAACCGGTACGAGCTGGTCTCGGTCTACTACGCCTGTCTGCGGGTCGGCGCGGTGATCGTGCCGGTGAGCCACAAGCTGTCGGCGGGCGAGGTGGACCAGCTGATCGAGGACAGCGCGCCCCGGTTCTATCTCGGCGAGGCCGAGGTCCACGGGCCGTGCGCCCATGTGATCGAGAAGCGCGAGACGGTCGAGCGCGCGTGGATCCTCGACTCCGCCGGGACCACGACGACCGAGCCGTGGAACGGCCTCCTCGCGGACGCCCCCTCCCCCGCCGACGACATCGGCCCGGACGAACTCGCCGCCATCTTCTACACCTCGGGCACCACCGGACGGCCCAAGAGCCTCGTGCTGTCCCAGGCCACCCTGGAAGCCGGCCTCGACCTGACGGAGGCCCAGGGCGTCGGGCACGCCGACGCCACGTACTACATGATCAACCTGATGAACCCGTGGGGCATCCTCGTCCTGCTCACCTCGTTGCGCCGGGGCCGTCCCCTGGCCCTGACCGCGACGAACACGCCGGACGTCATCCTGCGCATGCTGCGCACCCACCGCTTCGGCTGGATCGGCGGCGCGCCGACCACCTTCCGCGCCCTGCTCGCCGAGGCCCGGGCCGCCGCCGAACCGGCGCCCGGCCTGGCGGGGACGAGGTGTGTGGCCGGAGGGGACGCGTGCCCGATCGAGCTGAGCCTGGACTTCGCGGAGACCTTCGGGGCCTCTCTGACGGGCGTCTACGGCATGACGGAGACCGCCGCGCCCGTGATCGAACAGCCGCGGATCGACGCCGTCGACGTGCCGTCCATCGGCTGGCCGCTGCCCGGTGTGGAGGTACGGGTCGACGCAGAGGAGGGCGAGGAGACGGGTGAGTTGCTGCTGCGCACCCCGTCCCGGCCCGTCGGGTCGTGGAACGGGACCGGAGTGGACCGTTTCGACCGTGCGGAGTGGCTCGCCAGCGGCGACATCGTCCGGCGACGGGAGGACGGCTGTCTGCTGTTCGTGGGCCGCAAGAAGGATCTGATCATGGTCGAGGGCTATCCGATCTCGCCGCTGGAGATCGAGCAGGCGATCGCCGCGCACCCCGATGTCGCGGCCGCCCTCGTCTTCGGCGTACCCGACACCGCCACCGGCGAACGCGCGGTCGCGCTGGTCGAACCGGAGCCGGGACGCCAGGTCGAGCCGGCGGCGCTGCTGGAGCATCTGTCCGGCCGTATCGGCGCGTACAAGCATCCCGGAGAGGTCAGCGTCGTCGAGAAGCTGCCGGTGCTGCCCAGCGGCAAGCTCGGCCGGCAGCGGCTCGCTGCCGAGTACACGTCGTCCCGGGCGGGCACGGCGGCCTCCACGGACACATCGGCCCACGCGGGCTGA